Proteins from one Leptospira fletcheri genomic window:
- a CDS encoding Fic/DOC family N-terminal domain-containing protein, translating into MHKPFSPISLSSLPPEIEFSVPEIYSVLPEFRAALGELKGYAELLPNRLLLLSPVIIKESLASSEIESIHTTLEDVLQQTLFPEAEQRLEDKEVIRYRHAILWGTKLCGRLRFLGELYKVSSKD; encoded by the coding sequence GTGCATAAGCCTTTTTCGCCTATCAGCCTATCATCTCTTCCTCCTGAAATAGAATTTTCCGTTCCAGAAATCTATTCAGTATTGCCGGAATTCCGTGCGGCTTTAGGTGAATTGAAGGGTTACGCAGAATTGCTACCAAATCGTCTTCTCCTTTTATCTCCAGTGATCATCAAGGAATCTCTAGCAAGCTCGGAGATTGAAAGTATCCATACCACACTAGAAGATGTATTGCAGCAGACTCTGTTTCCAGAAGCAGAGCAAAGATTGGAAGATAAAGAAGTTATTCGTTATCGGCATGCGATTCTTTGGGGTACGAAGCTATGCGGACGACTCCGCTTTCTTGGAGAATTATACAAGGTATCCAGCAAAGATTGA
- a CDS encoding Fic family protein, whose protein sequence is MVSKNIGIRKTQNRIINQVTGEIIYTPPEAREIPDLISNLEKFIHDESIRLDPLVCAGLVHYQFEAIHPFPDGNGRTGRILIVLQLIQLGILNLPKLYIRGCINRHRETYYKFLNKISFQVGWVPSIQFMLEAFLSQALETIKVLFDILSLFLELKEIFKDRFPNIARSNMLETIFSHPVIAPVKLGELLNVHYTTATKYLTELREARILHDLISGKYHFYLNHRLLGVLSK, encoded by the coding sequence ATGGTCAGTAAGAATATAGGAATCCGGAAAACGCAAAATCGAATTATCAATCAAGTTACTGGGGAGATCATCTATACTCCTCCTGAAGCTCGAGAAATTCCTGATTTAATTAGTAATTTGGAAAAATTCATTCATGATGAATCTATACGATTGGATCCATTAGTTTGTGCAGGCTTGGTTCATTATCAATTTGAAGCCATTCACCCTTTTCCCGATGGGAATGGTAGGACAGGTCGAATTCTCATCGTATTACAATTGATCCAGCTAGGGATCCTGAATTTACCAAAATTATATATTAGGGGGTGTATTAATAGGCATCGAGAAACATATTATAAATTTCTAAATAAAATCTCTTTCCAGGTAGGTTGGGTACCGTCTATTCAATTCATGTTGGAGGCTTTTCTCTCCCAAGCATTGGAAACGATAAAGGTGCTATTCGATATTCTGTCTTTGTTTTTAGAACTAAAAGAAATATTTAAAGATAGGTTTCCGAATATTGCTAGAAGTAATATGCTGGAGACAATTTTTAGTCACCCAGTGATTGCTCCGGTTAAGTTAGGAGAGTTATTGAATGTGCATTATACTACTGCGACAAAATATCTTACGGAATTAAGAGAAGCAAGAATTCTACATGATCTTATATCCGGAAAATATCATTTTTATTTAAATCATCGTCTTTTGGGAGTCTTGAGTAAGTGA
- a CDS encoding DUF3780 domain-containing protein: MISRKRKTKNQNNETDKNESISFGVVPEESSHHFLVNLGYDISPYIYISEHFEIFDHPEKIKIEYLKKSEDPEMRVVLRREIWSEIQEVFEFEFNQRLKRAGLKTSKFSEGYNILPRLFGKELILLCWAIESADPGLIPVAIKNWQGLKPEERWWLYTMTSAATGQAVKHRNRGWRKAVRFALTENPINYEDD; the protein is encoded by the coding sequence GTGATTTCTCGCAAAAGAAAAACGAAAAATCAGAATAATGAAACTGATAAAAACGAATCAATTTCTTTCGGAGTCGTTCCGGAGGAGTCCTCTCATCACTTCTTGGTAAATTTAGGATACGATATTTCTCCTTATATTTACATTAGTGAGCATTTTGAAATTTTCGATCACCCTGAAAAGATTAAGATTGAATACTTGAAGAAGTCGGAAGACCCGGAAATGAGAGTGGTACTGAGGCGAGAAATTTGGTCAGAAATCCAGGAAGTTTTTGAATTCGAATTCAATCAACGTCTCAAGCGAGCAGGCCTCAAGACATCTAAATTCTCAGAAGGTTACAATATTCTACCTAGACTATTTGGAAAAGAACTGATTCTTCTTTGTTGGGCGATTGAGAGTGCAGATCCTGGTCTAATTCCCGTTGCCATTAAGAATTGGCAAGGCTTGAAACCTGAGGAGCGTTGGTGGTTATATACAATGACCTCCGCTGCCACCGGGCAAGCTGTGAAGCACCGAAATCGAGGTTGGAGAAAGGCAGTCCGGTTTGCCCTTACAGAAAATCCAATAAATTACGAAGATGACTAA
- a CDS encoding anti-phage-associated DUF1156 domain-containing protein gives MSDLTFIETQFPVSKISKESYKERMANYSQTLTGLGKWWGRKPLILVRATILGLLLPASNQPEKDREIFLKILTMDEEGLWQRKQGAKKNIRVEDIWRILTEEAHEVRVKKFLQYYEVLPQLMHDLRASLSIYITEKNRKFSWVKKTDPQVKAALEKLAFQSLYYDEKLNYTLRPENIPGPDKTTWTEINQYLGTKAKNLQELVEELGARRFGHRPKVGDAFCGGGSIPFEAARIGCDVYASDLNPVATLLTWAAIHIVGGGPEVAKEVRTAQEEIYEAVDRQVTEWKIEHNKEGHRADAYLYCVEVIDPETGWKVPLAPSWVIGEKTKTVAILKPDKKAKRYEIEIKMGATNAEIQAAKKGTVANGYVVHSENPNKIPMSLIRRENKGGLRPWEKGDFIPRADDVFQERLYCIRYVVPGKKRKEDLNPSPQQNLFETEEAYLPIEEETESYRYYTAPSSSDLKREEKVIQLLQEKFAEWQDRGYIPSRKIESGPKTDEPIRTRGWTHWHHLFNPRQLLAQGLFFKASLNSIVKGDLIRTSQLLGINKMADWNSKLSKWDPSFANEKGSPTFVNQALNTFYNYVTRTVKSLTTTWKFEINSYVSRNSNVLTTDSKEKKIFNSDIWITDPPYADAVNYHELSEFFLAWYEKHIPKLFPDWYTDSKRSLAIKGQNEDFRRSMVEAYSNLAKHMPDNGLQVVMFTHQDAGVWADLALILWASGLRVTAAWTIATETTSALKVGNYVQGTVLLILRKNLSNDTAFLDELIPQIEDEVKRQVDSMHKIEDKEEPNFSDTDYQLAAYAAALRILTSYRVLGDIEVDRELARTRSKTDKSPLETVIENARNVASSYLIPDGLDKSIWTDFSGMERYYLKALDLESKGESKAGSYQELARGLGVRDYETVMQSLRANEARPKTPKEFGDKILGGGGGFGISLTRQAVYSIYSALEADSGAQGRVYLQTEVEDFQKQRHRLIRILRYLERFGHTLSHWQKEGEIAGTIAGLLETNQG, from the coding sequence GTGAGTGATCTTACCTTTATAGAAACACAGTTTCCCGTCTCTAAAATTTCAAAGGAATCATATAAGGAGAGAATGGCTAATTATAGCCAGACCTTGACAGGGTTAGGGAAATGGTGGGGAAGAAAGCCATTAATACTTGTAAGAGCTACCATTCTTGGATTACTTTTGCCTGCTTCGAACCAGCCGGAAAAGGACAGAGAGATTTTCCTGAAAATTCTGACCATGGACGAAGAAGGGCTTTGGCAAAGAAAGCAAGGAGCCAAGAAGAATATCCGAGTCGAGGATATTTGGAGAATCCTCACCGAAGAGGCTCATGAAGTTCGTGTAAAGAAATTTTTACAATACTATGAAGTTCTACCTCAGCTAATGCACGATTTGAGAGCATCACTTTCTATTTATATAACTGAGAAAAATAGAAAATTTAGCTGGGTAAAAAAGACTGACCCGCAAGTCAAAGCCGCCTTGGAAAAACTCGCCTTTCAGTCATTATACTATGATGAAAAGTTAAATTATACTCTTAGGCCGGAAAATATACCCGGTCCGGACAAAACTACCTGGACAGAGATTAATCAATATCTCGGGACGAAAGCCAAAAATCTACAAGAGCTTGTTGAGGAACTGGGAGCCAGGAGGTTCGGGCATAGACCGAAAGTCGGGGATGCTTTCTGTGGTGGTGGGTCGATCCCTTTTGAAGCTGCGAGAATTGGATGCGACGTATATGCTAGTGATTTGAATCCGGTCGCTACTTTGTTGACTTGGGCGGCAATCCATATTGTTGGAGGAGGCCCTGAAGTTGCGAAAGAAGTCAGGACGGCGCAAGAAGAAATTTATGAGGCGGTCGATCGTCAAGTTACGGAATGGAAAATCGAACATAACAAAGAAGGGCATAGAGCAGATGCGTACCTTTATTGTGTGGAGGTAATTGATCCGGAAACAGGTTGGAAGGTCCCGTTAGCTCCAAGTTGGGTGATCGGAGAAAAGACGAAAACGGTCGCAATTCTAAAACCAGACAAAAAAGCGAAAAGATACGAAATCGAAATCAAAATGGGGGCCACGAATGCAGAGATACAAGCTGCGAAAAAAGGAACAGTTGCGAATGGATATGTAGTCCATTCTGAAAATCCAAATAAAATTCCTATGAGCTTGATCCGAAGGGAGAATAAAGGTGGGCTTCGTCCTTGGGAGAAAGGAGATTTTATACCCAGGGCTGACGACGTATTTCAAGAGAGATTATATTGTATCCGGTATGTGGTTCCCGGCAAAAAAAGAAAAGAAGATCTGAATCCATCTCCACAGCAAAACCTCTTCGAAACGGAAGAGGCGTACCTCCCAATCGAAGAAGAGACGGAAAGCTACCGCTATTATACCGCCCCTAGTTCCTCCGATCTAAAAAGAGAAGAAAAGGTCATCCAACTCCTTCAGGAAAAATTTGCCGAGTGGCAGGATAGAGGATATATACCTTCTCGAAAAATCGAATCGGGACCGAAAACCGATGAGCCGATTCGAACAAGAGGTTGGACTCATTGGCACCATTTGTTTAATCCGAGACAGCTATTGGCTCAGGGTCTTTTCTTTAAAGCATCATTAAATTCGATAGTTAAGGGGGATCTAATAAGAACCTCTCAGTTACTAGGAATAAACAAAATGGCTGACTGGAACTCAAAATTATCAAAGTGGGACCCTAGTTTTGCTAATGAAAAGGGAAGTCCAACATTTGTTAATCAAGCACTAAATACATTTTACAATTATGTTACTAGAACAGTAAAATCGTTAACCACGACTTGGAAATTTGAAATAAATTCCTATGTCTCTCGAAATAGTAACGTTTTAACTACCGACTCTAAAGAAAAAAAAATATTTAATTCTGACATTTGGATCACCGATCCGCCTTATGCAGATGCAGTGAATTATCATGAGTTGTCGGAATTCTTCCTCGCTTGGTATGAAAAGCATATTCCAAAACTATTTCCAGATTGGTACACCGATTCCAAGCGTTCTTTGGCCATTAAGGGCCAAAACGAGGATTTTCGACGATCAATGGTGGAGGCATACTCAAATCTTGCTAAACATATGCCGGATAACGGATTGCAAGTAGTTATGTTTACTCACCAGGACGCGGGAGTTTGGGCGGACCTCGCCTTAATTCTTTGGGCAAGTGGTCTTCGTGTGACCGCGGCCTGGACCATTGCAACGGAGACTACTTCAGCTCTAAAGGTAGGAAATTACGTACAAGGTACAGTACTATTGATTTTAAGAAAGAACCTATCGAATGATACCGCATTTTTGGACGAACTCATTCCCCAAATTGAAGATGAGGTCAAAAGACAAGTCGACTCTATGCATAAGATCGAAGACAAGGAAGAGCCGAATTTCAGCGACACGGATTACCAACTCGCTGCATACGCTGCTGCACTTCGTATCTTAACCTCGTATCGAGTATTAGGCGATATCGAAGTGGATCGCGAGCTTGCTAGAACCCGTAGCAAAACTGACAAAAGCCCTTTAGAAACCGTGATTGAAAACGCAAGGAATGTAGCTTCAAGCTATTTAATTCCAGATGGCTTAGACAAATCGATTTGGACGGATTTTTCAGGTATGGAAAGATATTACTTAAAAGCTTTGGATTTGGAATCCAAGGGAGAAAGTAAGGCAGGAAGTTACCAGGAACTTGCTCGAGGATTGGGAGTAAGAGATTATGAAACCGTCATGCAAAGCTTGAGGGCAAATGAGGCCCGTCCAAAAACGCCTAAGGAATTCGGAGATAAGATTTTAGGAGGAGGAGGAGGGTTTGGTATTAGTCTGACTAGGCAAGCTGTTTATAGTATCTATTCTGCTCTGGAAGCTGATTCTGGAGCACAAGGGCGTGTTTATTTACAGACCGAAGTGGAGGATTTCCAAAAGCAAAGACATAGGCTAATTCGAATACTTCGTTATTTAGAACGATTTGGGCATACCCTAAGTCATTGGCAAAAAGAGGGAGAAATAGCCGGTACAATTGCCGGGCTTTTGGAGACGAACCAAGGATGA